The sequence below is a genomic window from Thalassobaculum sp. OXR-137.
TAGTTCGAGTAGCTTCAGCCGGTAGTATTCTTCGGCGATAGTGACCTGATTCGACACGTTCAGTTTGTCGATCTGTTCCCTGGCGTATCCGAGGCGTCGCACCATTGCGTTGGCGTTGTTCCAGCGGACGTTTGCGATGGCTGCATCGCACTCGTTGTTGAAAGCCCGCAGTGTTAGCCTGATAGCTCTGTTGGTCATCGTCTGCCCTTTGGACGCAGATCCGTCGACTGACCACTTGATGGCACAGGTAGCGGCGGTCTTATTGGTGACCATGGCCTTCTGCTTTGCCCGTACCGCCTCGATCTCTGCCTTAAACTGTTCGCTATCGGTGAAGTCGAAGTGAGGCTCGTATACACCCATCTCGGCGAACGCGAGGCGCTCGTCGAAGATTGCGACCTCGGACATCAGGCGATCGTAGATGACCTTCTTGTCGGCATACTGAGCGCGCAATTTAGAAATCGATGCTGTGATGGTCTCGACCTGGCTGGAGAGTTCCGATACTCGCGACTCAGCATCGCTAACGAGCTTGTTGGCGGTCTTTTCAGCGGCATCGACAAGCCCCTCTGCCTTCTCCATCGCATCATCGACGAGTTTTTTGGCCTCTCCATCCGCATCGAGAATGGTCGCGTATTTTTGCTCCAGCGCCTTGACCCGGGCCTCAGCTGTCCGACGCCTCTTCGACGTGGCCCCGAGGACGATAAGGAGAAGGAAAGTTAATCCGACGCTCGCTGCCAGTCCGATTAGCGTGTACGTGTGATTGATCGATTGAAGGTATTCCAAACTCGCCCTCCCCCTGAGGTGACTCATTCTTGTCCGATGATTGTTCGCGTCCGCCCAGTCCGTGAAAGTCAATCCGTCGGGCACCCGTCTCCGGCCCAGGATCTTGTGGTTGCACAACTCTCGATACTTTGAATGTTCTGTAATTTCGATCTTTAATTCAACACCGTACGATGCAACCCACCGGCGCCGCGCTTTAAAACTGTCTAAAGAACGGAAAAGTATCCCTTTGATTTAATCATAGGAATCGAGCAATCAGGCCGACGATACC
It includes:
- a CDS encoding DUF4041 domain-containing protein: MEYLQSINHTYTLIGLAASVGLTFLLLIVLGATSKRRRTAEARVKALEQKYATILDADGEAKKLVDDAMEKAEGLVDAAEKTANKLVSDAESRVSELSSQVETITASISKLRAQYADKKVIYDRLMSEVAIFDERLAFAEMGVYEPHFDFTDSEQFKAEIEAVRAKQKAMVTNKTAATCAIKWSVDGSASKGQTMTNRAIRLTLRAFNNECDAAIANVRWNNANAMVRRLGYAREQIDKLNVSNQVTIAEEYYRLKLLELKLTHEYREKQKVEREERAEAARAAREEQRLLREIEEAEREEARYQKLVAKAKAEALGAEGAKLEAYQRQIEMLEADLAEAHAKVERAQAMAEVTTSGYVYIISNVGSFGPEVVKIGLTRRLDPTDRVRELGDASVPFVFDTHAMIYSDEAPALERALHLEFEGRRVNAANYRKEFFRVGLDEVEEAVARLAPGASFFRDIEAQEYMETVALRNTKIEADQARAESVFPEMI